Proteins found in one Enterococcus sp. 9D6_DIV0238 genomic segment:
- a CDS encoding pre-toxin TG domain-containing protein — MKDVKFKTGEWSSIVNGVSELKDVDIITLVQELGTITNDAKDACDRYDVDNAIDIESMDGVLMDDLDERIAKLAQKTFKIQDTLPADIDQPFYDSMDSLIEKLSNMNIMGYETMARGSFSNGVNSAGVAMPKMKVTLEDLLGSSSPLTDYLRVEYDKMKQEIGDVSFEDYQKMAFADTSFDYYSRNEKVKDLAVTVVINGAVLVIGGMLPWQLMVALGLTSGAKNVSDAWRGKDLFTGKELSTGDRILRGLSGIADLALAGYGTYKGLKPLKGTNKVVVSEKSSGTKGTKIKRSQTELDDLARDPSHGGSITDGAKLEKEIGLALEERGDLGHIVRDTTANRGAEFIDVTTGKKYDVKSFVSYPNGHTSPKKGAFTVENAMMNINKEVKRGHDVIINTTNLTSEHRAMLINELKSKGLIDKIIFYP; from the coding sequence ATGAAAGATGTAAAGTTTAAAACTGGAGAATGGAGTTCAATAGTCAATGGCGTAAGTGAGCTAAAGGACGTTGATATCATCACTTTGGTTCAAGAGCTTGGAACGATCACGAATGACGCTAAGGATGCCTGTGATCGATATGACGTAGATAATGCGATCGATATCGAATCCATGGACGGTGTGCTGATGGATGATTTAGATGAGCGGATCGCCAAATTGGCACAAAAGACTTTTAAAATACAAGACACACTTCCAGCGGACATCGATCAGCCATTTTATGATTCAATGGACTCACTGATAGAAAAGCTAAGCAACATGAACATCATGGGCTATGAAACGATGGCAAGAGGATCTTTTTCTAATGGAGTAAATAGTGCGGGTGTAGCAATGCCCAAAATGAAAGTAACGTTAGAAGATTTATTAGGAAGCAGTTCTCCGCTTACTGATTATCTTCGTGTAGAATATGATAAAATGAAACAAGAAATCGGTGATGTCAGCTTCGAAGATTATCAGAAGATGGCATTTGCAGATACGTCGTTTGATTATTATTCAAGAAATGAAAAAGTGAAGGATCTGGCTGTTACTGTAGTAATCAATGGCGCGGTACTTGTCATTGGAGGCATGCTGCCATGGCAGTTGATGGTGGCTTTGGGTTTGACCTCTGGGGCGAAAAATGTCAGTGATGCTTGGCGTGGAAAAGATTTGTTTACAGGGAAGGAATTGTCTACAGGCGATCGAATCTTACGTGGCTTGTCTGGGATAGCAGATTTAGCATTGGCAGGATATGGAACGTATAAAGGGCTTAAACCTTTGAAAGGGACGAATAAGGTTGTTGTTTCGGAGAAAAGCAGTGGAACAAAAGGTACTAAAATAAAGAGAAGCCAAACTGAGCTAGATGATTTGGCGAGAGATCCATCTCATGGGGGAAGTATCACTGATGGAGCCAAATTAGAAAAAGAGATTGGCTTAGCGCTAGAAGAACGAGGTGACCTAGGTCATATTGTAAGAGATACGACTGCGAATCGGGGTGCAGAATTTATTGATGTAACGACAGGAAAAAAATATGATGTAAAAAGTTTTGTCTCTTATCCGAACGGACATACTTCTCCTAAAAAAGGAGCTTTTACCGTTGAGAATGCGATGATGAATATCAATAAAGAAGTAAAAAGAGGGCATGATGTAAT
- a CDS encoding DUF5081 family protein: MAIFSEEELLVLTDMVGQVELFGVPQLTAHRMNQITAIPKGIERLEEKGLLAAGKLTKKGFLVASLIERYVQSEMYICLDKTYYVATGEQAIVLKREEAGYQLTIEEPETFLGQVLVEYSIFRREGTEEEKEFRSRRARLTLEELQKQGIEAALVLGSVHKREQELMKSEYALLLSQGVLYRLDSEGLKRISQFWVNKWLVDQLQISYEVPEDKRKERVSWFDR; encoded by the coding sequence ATGGCGATTTTTTCTGAAGAGGAATTGTTGGTATTGACGGATATGGTCGGACAGGTGGAATTATTCGGTGTGCCGCAATTAACAGCACATCGAATGAATCAGATAACGGCTATTCCAAAAGGGATCGAAAGGTTAGAAGAAAAAGGGTTGCTGGCAGCGGGAAAGCTTACCAAAAAAGGCTTTTTAGTCGCTTCTTTGATCGAACGATATGTTCAATCGGAAATGTATATCTGTTTAGATAAAACCTATTACGTAGCGACTGGCGAGCAGGCGATCGTGTTAAAAAGGGAAGAAGCAGGCTATCAGTTGACGATCGAAGAACCGGAAACATTTTTGGGACAAGTCCTTGTGGAGTACAGTATTTTTCGCAGAGAAGGTACAGAAGAGGAAAAAGAATTTCGCTCAAGACGGGCGCGTTTGACTTTAGAAGAGTTGCAGAAACAAGGAATAGAGGCAGCACTTGTACTTGGAAGTGTTCATAAACGAGAGCAAGAATTGATGAAAAGTGAGTATGCTCTATTGCTGTCGCAAGGCGTTTTATATCGATTAGACAGTGAAGGATTAAAGCGAATCAGTCAATTCTGGGTCAATAAATGGCTCGTCGATCAGTTGCAGATTTCGTATGAGGTGCCAGAAGATAAAAGGAAAGAGCGGGTGAGTTGGTTTGACAGATAA
- a CDS encoding helix-turn-helix domain-containing protein, with amino-acid sequence MLEENTEQKVEVLINDLLAERNMSLRELARLSGIEPSNLSNLANGKRKRVYLEHIERIADALDIDDISKIIRLTKNATKK; translated from the coding sequence ATGCTTGAGGAAAATACTGAACAAAAGGTTGAAGTGTTGATAAATGATTTATTAGCAGAGAGAAATATGTCTCTACGAGAACTTGCACGTTTATCGGGAATAGAACCATCAAATTTAAGTAATCTTGCAAATGGTAAGAGAAAAAGAGTTTATTTAGAGCACATAGAAAGAATCGCTGATGCTTTAGATATTGACGATATATCAAAAATCATTAGACTAACCAAAAATGCTACTAAAAAATAA
- a CDS encoding helicase-related protein: MMENKIKNIISETGKAIIILKGFDTAELSRKNKYFSFDIEYFDKVDLSTLREIVVDEVINNREFDSDYKWMTIEEYQLFKEHAVINKMPYIILENSLYDKQFPFRNTLSNVENVYHYLYYQEDNELEPEQEKLLENVSFFYGQINYSKQSSNYFVTYPELEEDIDIFLFYEEEPIDVNYSDNYPQEDVQRIELSDDEIPFLDLEEDMLISKSSKNIIFVLSGSPETLPNRYLERLNILSKLTECNILFTTLSIRRQVIENENSYLDILKDVYDYQEFRDLAFYKNIESHSKETINISQVQIIDDIVTQAEKAIHGENFRDVYITASTGAGKSVMFQIPAFYLAQKFIDNKPLTLVISPLIGLMNDQVENMKSKGVDSSATINGNTPPFEKEKIIERVQKQEIDVLYLSPETLQARSDITMLIGDRNIGVVIIDEAHIVTTWGKSFRADYWYLGIYLAKLRKKYKFPIVTFTATAIYGGREDMYLDTRNSLNMISPISYFGDVRRDDIFMNVRSSEKDLDKEGRDYRKTKNVLALKHLQMAKKKKQKTLLYFPTVRLLIDFFNFVALNEPEIAKKVGKYYGTLQKEEKDEVFSEFKSGEMHFVLATKAFGMGIDIPDITNVYHYAPTGNVVDYIQEIGRASRDKSIVSHGFGMIDFLSKDMNEVKQLYGMSAIKKTQILEVMRKVLLIYKEKGNNRNLVVSPEDFKYIFVQNSRDENSLDNKVKTVLLMIEKDFSSPNKLGYSPFVARPRSLFGNDLIFVNSDLESQFIKSRLGKFFIKKFDLVSKNYSAVYQVNLSGIWEKYYKTMSFPSFKFALFNQEEREKLHHKYLFSKFVYTTGVEVSLNNDISVENLISQYKIILNSFEDFINQKKILGSQFTVVDLGNHFMKALKIADKFDARAFAQTIINSAFEFGKIKEIKFISERASGNTNNQSYIINQDGDIFTQFIIRSISSALKPNDNFVSGDGKVTSFHFRSRGDDLDEKIAALGIGEARKMLSYQVVGGNNPQIYLRMNSVYPLEKAIKQGDFYQNSILQDVQEKHNTSVEMLKYLFTKEQPESNAQERILNYSKWFWDNIEDYFMGVLPNEVKNTLSKRSKN, translated from the coding sequence ATGATGGAGAATAAAATAAAAAACATTATTTCGGAAACTGGGAAAGCGATAATCATTCTAAAAGGATTTGATACAGCGGAATTGAGTAGGAAAAACAAATATTTTTCTTTTGATATTGAGTATTTTGATAAAGTTGATTTATCAACTTTACGGGAAATTGTTGTGGATGAAGTAATTAATAATCGTGAGTTTGATTCAGATTATAAATGGATGACTATTGAGGAATATCAACTTTTTAAAGAACATGCAGTCATAAATAAAATGCCATATATAATATTAGAAAATAGTTTGTATGACAAACAATTTCCTTTCCGAAATACGCTATCGAACGTTGAAAATGTATATCACTACTTGTATTATCAAGAAGATAATGAGTTAGAGCCGGAACAAGAGAAACTATTAGAAAATGTTTCTTTCTTTTATGGACAAATCAATTACTCTAAGCAAAGCAGTAATTATTTTGTTACCTATCCAGAGCTTGAAGAGGATATTGATATTTTCTTATTCTATGAAGAGGAACCTATTGATGTAAATTACTCTGATAATTATCCACAAGAAGATGTACAGAGAATAGAACTATCTGACGATGAAATTCCTTTTCTTGATCTAGAAGAGGATATGTTGATCTCGAAGAGTAGTAAAAATATCATTTTTGTTTTGTCTGGATCTCCTGAAACCCTGCCTAACAGATATCTTGAAAGGCTGAATATTTTATCAAAACTTACTGAGTGCAATATACTTTTCACTACTCTCTCCATCCGTAGACAAGTTATTGAAAATGAAAATAGCTATTTAGACATTCTTAAAGATGTTTATGATTATCAGGAATTTCGTGATTTAGCTTTTTATAAGAATATAGAAAGTCACTCAAAAGAAACAATTAATATCTCACAAGTCCAGATAATTGATGATATCGTCACTCAGGCAGAAAAGGCAATACATGGGGAAAATTTTAGAGATGTATATATTACAGCATCTACTGGTGCGGGGAAATCCGTAATGTTTCAAATACCTGCATTCTATTTAGCACAGAAATTTATTGATAATAAACCACTGACTCTAGTAATTTCTCCTTTAATTGGTTTAATGAATGATCAAGTAGAAAATATGAAGAGCAAAGGAGTAGACTCATCGGCAACTATAAATGGAAATACACCTCCATTTGAAAAAGAAAAGATTATAGAAAGGGTTCAAAAACAAGAAATTGATGTTCTCTATTTATCTCCAGAGACATTACAGGCACGAAGTGATATAACAATGCTTATTGGAGATAGAAATATTGGAGTAGTAATAATTGATGAAGCACACATTGTCACTACATGGGGTAAATCATTTCGTGCAGACTACTGGTATCTAGGAATTTATCTTGCTAAGTTAAGAAAAAAGTATAAATTTCCGATTGTAACGTTTACTGCCACCGCTATCTATGGTGGGCGTGAAGATATGTATCTAGATACTAGAAATAGTTTGAATATGATAAGCCCAATATCGTATTTCGGAGATGTCAGGCGCGATGACATATTTATGAATGTTAGAAGTAGTGAAAAAGATCTTGATAAAGAAGGACGTGATTATAGGAAAACTAAAAATGTATTAGCTTTAAAACATCTACAGATGGCTAAGAAAAAGAAACAGAAAACGCTACTTTACTTTCCTACAGTTCGATTGCTAATTGACTTCTTTAATTTTGTTGCTCTAAATGAACCAGAAATTGCTAAAAAGGTTGGAAAGTATTATGGTACTCTCCAAAAGGAAGAAAAAGATGAGGTTTTTTCAGAATTTAAGTCGGGAGAAATGCACTTTGTTTTAGCGACAAAAGCATTTGGTATGGGAATAGACATTCCAGATATAACTAATGTGTATCATTATGCTCCTACTGGAAATGTTGTGGATTATATTCAAGAGATAGGTCGTGCTTCTCGTGATAAATCAATAGTATCACATGGCTTTGGCATGATTGATTTCCTTTCAAAAGATATGAATGAAGTAAAACAGTTGTATGGAATGTCGGCAATAAAGAAAACACAGATTCTTGAAGTTATGAGAAAAGTATTATTGATTTATAAAGAAAAGGGAAATAATCGAAATTTGGTCGTAAGCCCAGAGGATTTTAAGTACATTTTTGTACAAAATAGTCGGGATGAAAATTCTTTAGATAATAAAGTTAAAACAGTATTACTAATGATTGAAAAAGATTTTTCCTCGCCTAATAAATTAGGTTACTCGCCTTTTGTTGCGCGACCAAGAAGTTTATTCGGAAATGATTTGATTTTTGTCAACTCTGATTTGGAATCTCAGTTTATTAAATCAAGACTTGGAAAATTCTTCATAAAAAAATTCGACTTGGTAAGCAAAAATTATTCAGCTGTTTATCAGGTGAATCTTAGCGGAATTTGGGAAAAGTACTATAAAACAATGTCCTTTCCAAGTTTCAAATTTGCTTTGTTCAATCAAGAAGAAAGAGAAAAATTGCACCATAAATACTTATTTTCTAAATTTGTTTATACTACTGGTGTTGAAGTATCACTAAATAATGACATATCTGTAGAAAATCTTATTTCACAGTATAAGATTATTCTTAACTCTTTTGAAGATTTTATTAATCAGAAAAAAATTTTAGGGAGTCAATTTACTGTGGTTGATTTAGGAAATCATTTTATGAAGGCATTGAAAATTGCAGATAAGTTTGATGCCAGAGCATTCGCACAGACAATTATTAATTCTGCCTTTGAATTTGGGAAAATAAAAGAGATTAAGTTCATATCAGAACGTGCTAGTGGTAATACAAATAATCAAAGCTATATCATAAATCAAGATGGTGATATTTTCACACAATTTATCATTCGTTCAATATCTAGTGCACTTAAGCCTAATGATAATTTTGTTAGTGGGGATGGGAAAGTTACATCTTTTCACTTTAGATCACGTGGAGACGATTTAGATGAAAAGATTGCAGCACTTGGTATAGGTGAAGCTAGAAAAATGTTGAGTTATCAGGTTGTTGGTGGAAATAATCCTCAAATTTATTTACGTATGAACTCTGTATATCCACTAGAGAAAGCAATCAAACAGGGAGATTTTTATCAAAATAGTATTTTACAAGATGTTCAAGAAAAGCATAACACTAGTGTTGAAATGCTGAAATACCTATTTACGAAAGAACAGCCTGAGTCAAATGCACAGGAAAGAATTTTGAATTATTCAAAATGGTTCTGGGATAATATAGAGGACTATTTTATGGGAGTTCTTCCTAATGAAGTAAAAAACACTTTATCGAAGAGATCCAAAAATTAA
- a CDS encoding sigma-70 family RNA polymerase sigma factor produces MNNNLYLIIEYINDNLLFGSKVRIEEIESLFKKYSIANEEKKIVYKELESLNIEVIETRSSFKEKIDILFSTIGEKKEFRESELLDWFVTERINLDMQKLVRKVINSEGFSLINDIPKKIGVENLGFLNDLDFTNLDSVLDDESFNAEVENFKAVIDKSHNLDYLIELHSNSVNAGKKTEALDNLVKANRQLVWKIAAKYSRFATVSFDLNDMYQVGMQGLMKAAEKFDASMEYQFSTYATWWIRQGITRGISNYSTTIRIPVHMRDKIVKISKIENDFWNHEGRVVSLEELAKILEVSTKEVQDMKFYKEIGKLTSLDTPIGSEKDSYLGDFIRDDKNQSPEEYMMEKALKDELSEIMDSNLKKREARILKFRFGLVDGKQHTLEEIGQVEKVTRERIRQIESKALRKLKKQQILERLRNFYYDGE; encoded by the coding sequence ATGAACAATAATTTGTATCTAATTATTGAATATATAAATGATAACCTTTTGTTTGGTAGTAAGGTTAGAATAGAAGAAATCGAAAGCCTTTTCAAAAAATATTCTATAGCAAATGAAGAAAAAAAGATTGTATATAAGGAATTAGAGTCTCTAAATATAGAAGTTATTGAAACTAGATCGTCATTCAAAGAAAAAATAGATATACTGTTTAGTACTATTGGAGAAAAAAAAGAGTTTAGAGAGAGTGAGCTATTAGACTGGTTTGTAACTGAAAGAATTAATTTAGACATGCAAAAACTAGTTAGAAAAGTCATAAATAGTGAAGGATTTTCTCTTATTAATGACATACCCAAGAAAATAGGTGTTGAAAATTTAGGATTTTTAAATGACTTAGATTTTACCAACCTAGATAGTGTGTTGGATGATGAGTCTTTTAATGCTGAAGTTGAAAATTTTAAGGCTGTTATCGATAAAAGTCATAATTTAGATTATTTAATCGAACTTCACTCGAATAGTGTGAATGCAGGTAAAAAAACGGAAGCACTGGATAATCTGGTGAAGGCAAATAGGCAACTAGTTTGGAAGATTGCAGCTAAGTATTCGCGATTTGCTACAGTTTCATTTGATCTTAATGATATGTATCAAGTGGGAATGCAAGGTTTAATGAAAGCAGCAGAGAAGTTTGATGCGAGTATGGAATACCAATTTTCTACATATGCAACTTGGTGGATAAGGCAAGGAATAACTCGTGGTATCTCTAACTACAGCACGACGATAAGAATTCCTGTCCATATGCGTGACAAAATCGTAAAGATATCAAAAATTGAAAATGATTTTTGGAATCATGAAGGAAGAGTGGTATCACTAGAAGAATTGGCTAAAATTCTGGAAGTTTCAACAAAAGAAGTTCAAGATATGAAGTTTTATAAAGAAATTGGCAAACTGACTAGTTTGGATACACCGATCGGATCAGAAAAAGATAGTTATCTAGGTGATTTTATCCGTGATGATAAAAATCAATCTCCAGAGGAATATATGATGGAGAAAGCTCTAAAAGATGAGCTGAGTGAAATAATGGATTCAAATTTGAAAAAAAGAGAAGCAAGGATTCTCAAATTTAGATTCGGATTGGTGGATGGAAAACAGCATACTCTTGAAGAAATAGGACAAGTCGAAAAAGTAACTAGAGAAAGGATTAGACAAATTGAAAGCAAAGCTCTTAGAAAATTAAAAAAACAACAGATTTTAGAAAGGTTGAGAAATTTTTATTATGATGGAGAATAA
- a CDS encoding DUF4238 domain-containing protein, with protein sequence MGKLKIKNHYVPKVYLKQWATGNKVYEYRLLVSHEKVQKWNRVSISNTATVNYLYLYLEEGKLNDEMENYFSEEFEMKYSSFIEKVNNYKSLNDVDYEYISKLVVGQFIRTLSGYSWAQNIVQETFPEIVEELVRKIEERMETKGNLPKRELEKIDKLLPLKLETLQDQEENNFLKVETYAGKSTWLMSMKHLLGTTYKSLMATSWCIYDAPANFYWATSDDPVILLNYYGKDDYDFKGGFGNIGTEIIFPLSPNKLLYTKIGDEFEELYVKASYSTANLFQKIIVEHAFSKVYSSEKSKIVTKMRKRTVDETKYKSADQSLKDFHENYINKEVPYLIENKDL encoded by the coding sequence ATGGGAAAGTTGAAAATCAAAAACCATTACGTTCCTAAAGTATATCTTAAGCAATGGGCAACAGGAAATAAAGTATATGAATATAGGCTACTAGTTTCACATGAAAAGGTACAAAAATGGAATAGAGTCTCTATTTCCAATACAGCAACTGTGAATTATCTTTATCTTTACTTGGAGGAAGGAAAATTAAATGACGAAATGGAGAATTATTTTTCGGAAGAATTTGAGATGAAATATAGTAGTTTTATAGAAAAAGTAAACAATTATAAATCTCTAAATGATGTGGATTACGAGTATATCTCGAAGTTAGTGGTCGGACAATTTATTAGAACCTTGTCTGGATATTCTTGGGCGCAAAATATAGTACAAGAAACATTTCCAGAAATTGTTGAAGAATTGGTTAGAAAAATTGAAGAGAGGATGGAAACGAAAGGTAATCTACCCAAAAGAGAGTTAGAAAAAATTGATAAACTATTACCTTTGAAACTAGAAACGTTACAGGATCAAGAAGAAAATAATTTTTTAAAGGTAGAAACTTACGCAGGTAAATCAACTTGGTTGATGTCTATGAAACATTTGTTGGGGACGACCTATAAATCATTGATGGCTACTAGTTGGTGTATTTATGATGCGCCTGCTAATTTTTACTGGGCTACATCGGACGATCCTGTAATCCTCTTGAATTATTATGGTAAAGATGATTATGATTTTAAAGGAGGTTTTGGAAATATAGGTACAGAAATAATTTTTCCTCTTTCACCAAATAAATTACTCTATACCAAAATTGGAGATGAATTTGAGGAGTTATATGTAAAAGCAAGTTATTCAACAGCCAATTTGTTTCAAAAAATTATTGTAGAACATGCATTTTCTAAAGTATACTCCTCAGAAAAAAGCAAGATAGTTACTAAAATGAGAAAAAGAACTGTAGATGAGACAAAATATAAATCAGCGGATCAATCACTAAAAGATTTTCATGAAAACTATATTAATAAAGAAGTTCCCTATTTGATTGAAAATAAAGATTTATAA
- the rpsI gene encoding 30S ribosomal protein S9 yields MAQVQYSGTGRRKKSVARVRLVPGTGKITVNKKDVEEYIPHADLREVINQPFGVTETKGAYDVIVNVNGGGYSGQSGAIRHGIARALLEVDPDFRGALKRAGLLTRDARMVERKKPGLKKARKASQFSKR; encoded by the coding sequence TTGGCACAAGTACAATATAGCGGCACTGGCCGTCGTAAAAAATCTGTTGCCCGCGTACGTTTAGTACCAGGTACTGGTAAAATTACTGTAAACAAAAAAGACGTTGAAGAATATATTCCACACGCTGACTTGCGTGAAGTTATCAACCAACCATTTGGCGTAACTGAAACTAAAGGCGCTTATGATGTTATCGTAAACGTAAACGGTGGAGGCTACTCTGGTCAATCAGGTGCGATCCGTCACGGTATCGCTCGTGCATTATTAGAAGTAGATCCTGACTTCCGCGGAGCTTTAAAACGCGCTGGACTTCTTACTCGTGATGCCCGTATGGTAGAACGTAAAAAACCAGGTCTTAAGAAAGCACGTAAAGCTTCACAATTCTCAAAACGTTAA
- the rplM gene encoding 50S ribosomal protein L13 — protein MAKTGEVERKWYVVDATDVPLGRLSAVVASILRGKNKPTFTPHVDTGDFVIVINADQVKLTGNKATDKIYYRHSQYPGGLKSVTAGELRDKNSRRLIENSIKGMLPKNTLGRKQLTKLNVYGGAEHPHAAQQPEVLDITNLI, from the coding sequence ATGGCCAAAACTGGCGAAGTAGAACGTAAATGGTACGTAGTAGACGCAACTGATGTTCCTTTGGGACGCCTTTCAGCTGTGGTTGCTTCTATCCTACGTGGAAAAAATAAACCAACATTCACACCTCATGTGGATACTGGAGATTTCGTAATTGTAATCAATGCGGATCAAGTGAAATTAACTGGAAACAAAGCAACTGACAAAATTTACTACCGTCATAGCCAATACCCAGGTGGATTGAAATCTGTTACTGCTGGTGAATTGCGTGATAAAAATTCTCGTCGTTTGATCGAAAACTCAATCAAAGGCATGCTACCTAAAAACACTTTAGGCCGCAAACAATTGACTAAATTAAACGTGTACGGTGGTGCTGAGCATCCACATGCTGCACAACAACCAGAAGTATTAGATATCACTAACCTAATTTAA
- a CDS encoding argininosuccinate synthase, whose translation MKEKVVLAYSGGLDTSVAVKWLVDEGYDVIAYCLDVGEKKDLDFIKKKALEVGASASYTIDAKEEFAQDFALIALQGHTFYEQSYPLVSALSRPLIAKKLVELAHETGATTIAHGCTGKGNDQVRFEVAINALAPELKVIAPVREWKWSREEEINYAKEKGVPVPADLDNPYSVDQNLWGRANECGILEDPWATPPEGAYELTVSLEDAPNTPDIIELTFVEGVPTAINGKEMLLSDLILELNELAGKHGIGRIDHVENRLVGIKSREVYECPAAITLMAAHKELEDLTFVREVAHFKPIIENQLSQIIYNGLWFNPLTDALIAFLKSTQKYVNGVVRVKLFKGHAIVEGRKSANSLYNENLATYTSADTFDQDAAVGFIKLWGLPTKVNAEVQASLHKNND comes from the coding sequence ATGAAAGAAAAAGTTGTTTTAGCTTATTCCGGAGGTTTAGATACCTCTGTTGCTGTTAAATGGTTGGTCGATGAAGGCTATGATGTGATCGCTTATTGTTTAGATGTTGGCGAGAAGAAGGATCTAGACTTCATCAAGAAAAAAGCATTGGAAGTTGGTGCTTCTGCTTCTTATACGATCGATGCTAAAGAAGAATTCGCGCAAGATTTTGCATTGATCGCATTGCAGGGACATACCTTTTATGAACAATCTTATCCATTGGTTTCTGCTCTTTCACGTCCTTTGATCGCTAAAAAATTAGTCGAGCTTGCTCACGAGACTGGTGCGACAACGATCGCTCACGGCTGTACAGGAAAAGGGAATGATCAAGTCCGTTTTGAAGTGGCGATCAATGCTCTTGCACCTGAGCTGAAAGTTATTGCACCTGTTCGTGAATGGAAGTGGTCACGGGAAGAAGAGATCAACTATGCTAAAGAAAAAGGTGTACCGGTTCCTGCTGATTTAGACAATCCTTACTCTGTCGATCAGAACTTATGGGGACGTGCCAATGAATGCGGTATTCTAGAAGATCCTTGGGCAACTCCGCCAGAAGGTGCTTACGAACTGACTGTCAGCTTGGAAGATGCTCCGAATACGCCTGATATTATCGAGCTGACTTTTGTTGAAGGTGTGCCGACAGCGATCAATGGCAAGGAAATGTTATTATCTGATTTGATTTTAGAATTGAATGAACTAGCAGGAAAACACGGTATCGGTCGGATCGACCACGTTGAAAACCGTTTAGTTGGGATCAAATCCCGTGAGGTTTATGAATGTCCTGCTGCGATCACATTGATGGCTGCTCATAAAGAGCTGGAGGATTTAACGTTTGTCCGTGAAGTCGCTCATTTTAAGCCGATCATTGAAAATCAGCTATCACAAATTATCTACAATGGTTTATGGTTCAACCCGCTGACAGATGCCTTGATCGCTTTCTTGAAGTCTACACAAAAATACGTCAACGGCGTAGTTCGTGTGAAGCTTTTCAAAGGCCACGCAATCGTTGAAGGACGTAAGTCAGCAAACAGCCTATACAATGAAAATTTGGCGACCTATACTTCAGCTGACACCTTCGACCAAGATGCTGCTGTTGGTTTCATCAAGCTTTGGGGGCTTCCAACAAAAGTCAACGCTGAAGTCCAAGCATCTTTGCATAAAAACAACGATTAG